TTAAATGGTACAAGAATAATAAATTCATAAATTTAATAATATACATAAAAATAACTGTTGAATTTCAGCAGTTATTTTTATGTATATGTATAAAAAACTTAAATTAAATATATTATGCCACATAATACCATAAAATAACCGATTATATTGAATATTTCACATAAACAGGTTATAATACTATTAAATTCTAAAAAATAGCATTAAAAGTAAAAACAATGCAATTAATGGATTTTATTAAAAAAACTATTAAATTTTCTTATAAGAGGTGACGTTAAATTGAAAAAAATCAAAGTAGAGGATGCAGTTGGTACAGTATTAGCACATGATTTAACTAGAATTGTACCTGGTGAGTGTAAAGGGCCAGCTTTTAAAAAAGGATATATTATAAAAGAAAAAGATATAGAAACTTTGAAAAGTATGGGGAAAAATCATTTAAATATTATAGAACTATCAGATAATGAACTCCATGAAAATGAGGCAGCACAGAGAATTGCTAATGCCTCAGCGGGAGAGGGCATAATCCTAGAAGGACCCTCAGAGGGAAAAATTCAGTTAAAGGCTAAAGAAAGAGGAGTATTAAAAATAAATTTAGATACTTTAGAAGCTATTAACGATATAGGAGCGTTAACTTTAGCAACACTTCATAATAATACATTAGTTAATAAAAATCAGTCCGTTGCTGCAACAAGAGCCATACCCTTGGTTATAGAAAAGGATAAAATAGAAAAGGTAGAGGATATATGCAAAAAACTTGGCAAGGCTGTCAGTGTAAAAGAAATACACTCTTTAAAAGTAGGGATTATTATAACAGGTTCAGAGGTATATGAAGGGAAAATAGAAGATAAGTTTGCACCAGTATTTAAAGAGAAAATTCAATACTATGGATGTAAACTTACAGAGATAATATATGCTCCAGATCATAAAGAAAAAATAGAGGAGGGAATAAAAGCCCTTATAAAAAATGGAGCAGAAGTAGTTATTGCAACAGGAGGCATGTCAGTAGATGCAGATGATGTAACACCAATTGCTATAAAAAATGTATCTGATAGAGTAGTGTCTTATGGAGTACCAGCATTACCAGGAAATATGCTTATGCTAGCATACTTAAAAGACGTTGCTATATTTGGGATACCTGGAGCTGGAATGTATTTTAAAACTACATCCTTTGATTTGATTTTTCCAAGGATACTTGCAGGAGAAAAGTTAAAGAAAAAAGATATAACTTCTTTAGCTCATGGTGGATTGTGTTTAATGTGCAAAAATTGTACATACCCAGTTTGTGCCTTTGGAAAATAAATTAGGAAGATATGGATTTAATCCACTTCAATAATATTATTACTATTTAAGAAAGAAGGCGTATTAAAATGTTTAGACTTAAAAAATTTTTTGTTGCTTTACTAGTTATAGTTTTTGGAACTATTTCTTTAGTAGGGTGTGGAAGTGAAAAAAAAGCAGTAAGTGAAACTAAAGCAAAACAAGAGGACAAGGTATTAATGGTTTATTGCGGTGCAGCATTGAAAAAACCTATGGATGAAATAGGTAAACTTTTTCAAGAAAAATATGGAGTGGAAATTAGATATACATACGGTGCTTGTCAGCAACTTTTAAGCCAAATACAAGTAAGTAAAAAAGGTGATGTGTATATTCCAAGCTCACTTAGCTATTACAAAATTGTAAAAGAAAAAAAATTAGCTGACTATAAAAAGGATGTTGCTTATCATAGACCAGCTATAGCAGTTTCAAAAGAAAATCCTAAAAATATAAAAAATATAGAAGATTTAGCAAAGCCAGGAGTTAAAGTAATACTTGGAGATAAATCAACAGCAATAGGAAAAATTTCAAAGAAAATATTAGATAAGAATAAAATATATGATAAAGTTATGAAAAATTTAGTTGTTACAACAGCAACAGCAAATGAAATTGTAGTTGATTTACAAATGAAAAAAGGAGACGCGTCTATTTTATGGGAAGAGAATGCTTTAAATTCAAAGGATTTAAAACCTATTGAAATTCCAAAGGATAAAAGTGCTATAAGCACTATAACAGCATGTGTTCTTACTTCCTCTAAAGATGAAGAATTGTCTAAGAAATTTGTTGACTTTGTTGTATCTAATGAAGGAAAAAGTATTTTTAAGAAATGTGGTCTTAAAACTATAGAATAAAATAACTGAGGGGACTGTTAGACATGAGAAAAAAACTAAATAATTCTTATAACGTTATATTTGTAGCAATAATTTCAATGTTTACAGCTTTTTTATTAGCATTGATAATTTCATCCTTAGGTATGGTTTTAATTAAAGGAGTACCAAGTTTAAAGACAAGCTTTGCAAATCCAGAAATTAGATTTGCATTAAAGTTGAGCATTTGTACTTCAATTATTTCTACATTATTTTGTATATTGTTTGCAGTTCCTGTAGCTTATTCTTTAGTTAGGTTTAACTTTTGGGGGAAGAAAATAGTAAATACTATAATAGATACACCTATGGCACTTCCTCCAAATGTTGCCGGTATTGCTTTACTTATTCTTT
This genomic stretch from Clostridium novyi harbors:
- a CDS encoding molybdopterin-binding protein, with the protein product MKKIKVEDAVGTVLAHDLTRIVPGECKGPAFKKGYIIKEKDIETLKSMGKNHLNIIELSDNELHENEAAQRIANASAGEGIILEGPSEGKIQLKAKERGVLKINLDTLEAINDIGALTLATLHNNTLVNKNQSVAATRAIPLVIEKDKIEKVEDICKKLGKAVSVKEIHSLKVGIIITGSEVYEGKIEDKFAPVFKEKIQYYGCKLTEIIYAPDHKEKIEEGIKALIKNGAEVVIATGGMSVDADDVTPIAIKNVSDRVVSYGVPALPGNMLMLAYLKDVAIFGIPGAGMYFKTTSFDLIFPRILAGEKLKKKDITSLAHGGLCLMCKNCTYPVCAFGK
- the modA gene encoding molybdate ABC transporter substrate-binding protein — encoded protein: MFRLKKFFVALLVIVFGTISLVGCGSEKKAVSETKAKQEDKVLMVYCGAALKKPMDEIGKLFQEKYGVEIRYTYGACQQLLSQIQVSKKGDVYIPSSLSYYKIVKEKKLADYKKDVAYHRPAIAVSKENPKNIKNIEDLAKPGVKVILGDKSTAIGKISKKILDKNKIYDKVMKNLVVTTATANEIVVDLQMKKGDASILWEENALNSKDLKPIEIPKDKSAISTITACVLTSSKDEELSKKFVDFVVSNEGKSIFKKCGLKTIE